A region of the Clavelina lepadiformis chromosome 9, kaClaLepa1.1, whole genome shotgun sequence genome:
ttcagATCATCAGCAAATAACTTAGAccttttaaaagaaatttcttcTTTGTGTGAAGCAATTAATTTTGCGCTCAAGGGGATATTCTTAATGTGAGCGAGTTGTGAGCAAAATAGATTACACGCTTGTCAATCACGCGACGAaatcaaagaaatttaaaaaaagtttttgtgtttgctttGAAATGAGATTTGCATCACtagaaaaacaaatgcaatacAATCATTTCTGAACTTGGACAAATAGGTTAAAGTTGTATCGATTGAGAGTTTCCTTTAACTATTTAGTTTAATAAGACAGTAGTTGACCGTAATCTACTGCATGGTATGAACGCGTGGTGGCGCCAAAGACATCTTAATTTACTGGTTAATTTCATGTcaactttttaataaaaatataactgtagagtctagactctagagcgACAGTGTAGTGACGGTTCGTCGTCCGTCGTCGTCCTGGTTATTTCAAGAGCGCTGTAAAACACAGCATATGGATGTGAACGGATAATCTTCGCATAACAGATGACGTATGTGTGAAGCTTCTCTACCGGACAATGCAATTTCAGCTGAATCAAGTTCATGCTTCCTTCAGTTAAGTCTTTATTGCAAGTTATGAGATGAATCAACGACAATGTTCAACAACACCCAACTGGTCACCGGTTTATTACTTGCAATTCTCGTGCGACCCATTTCTCTGGATTACGTAAAAATAAAAGGCTACGAGGACGCTCAATGCGCTACATGTTCAATCTAGTTGTGCAGATGCGTTGAGATGAATCAATAACTTCCAAGTCAGCTTTACGAACAATCCATTAACAATTACGACCAGACCACTACTTGGCACAAAACTATACGGAAAGAAACGAAGAACAGTTTTTACACAATATATCATTCGTCGTTCcagtaaaagattttaaacttTACATCCAAATTTCTTTCACGAATATATTGCAATAATCGTTCCTTTTCAGAATCCTCGATGTCAGAATCGAATAGTTGAATGTAACGTAAGTTATTACGTAAGGTGAGCCAGTTCCAAATCATATCTGAGGTGATATCCAATCCTACGCAGCAAAGACGTATCAGACTACTTAAAGTGTCCTTATGAAACATTTGTGTTAAAAAGTCAAAGACACATTCATGAATCCcatgaaataaatacaactctTTAAGTGATCCAGCAGAATTTTCGCAGATTGTTTTCAGCAGTGACGTAACATCCTCGTCGTCCTCAACACCTTCCCCAACACTCAACTTCAGTCTTCTAAGCTTCGACCAAAGTTTCACTCCAGCTCTCAAAGCTTCTGACGACGAGGTTTCAAATTCCTCTTTGACAACATGTGCGAGAGCGTTTTGAGTTCTTGCATTAGTTTCATGGATATAAACGACTTCTAAGTTAGGACATATGGGCCCAATGAATTTCAGAAATTCTAACGGAAAGTCCCACTCCAAATCTAAAGTTGTCAATTGTATTCCCAGGTTTTGGACAATGTGAACAATGCTCGTCTTTGCTTCTATTCCAGAACCTATGATATAAAAAGAATGCATTTCTGGCAGACACTGAAGCAGAGTGAGAATGTCGTGTTGCTTTTCAAGGGTGGAAACTTTCAGCGTATTGGTATGTTCGAGGCCTCGCTTCAGATTAAGAGGTTTCGGTCCTTTGTTTAACTTACAAAGCTGAACAAGGCCGTCGAATAGAAAATGATGAGAAAATTCTAAGAGGTTTGGACACCAACGATGAAAAAGCCTTGCATTGAAGTCAATGGGACGTTCACAATAAATGTGGTTCATGTGAAAAGCCTCCAAACTTTGAGCAAGCTTTGTTGGTCTTCCAACACGACGAAACAATTCCTTAAGATCACGAAATTGTAAACGAAAGTATGGTTGGTCTTTTGATATGTCCAGATACGTCAGCTTAGTACAATTCCCTATTGccaccaaaacatttttgctcaAACTAACATCTTGAAGTTCCAAGCGCTTTAAAGACGTCCTGTATGCCTTAACAAGTAATTTGACAgttttgcaagaaattttcGTGCAGTCCCTTAAACATATGCGTTCAATCCGGGGACATTTTAGAATTATATAATTCTTGATGCTGCGTTCATTTAAAAAATCGTCTGCTTCTTCTACAAGTCCAGAAAAGTCTAACACAGTCAACGAGCTACCAAGAAAACTGATTGTGGGCCAGCAGAGACGATAATTTTTCACCATCACAAAGTGGATTTTGTTCGCCAAATAGGAGCAGTTCTCGGCAAATGGCGTCAGAAATCGATGCAgcatttcataatttttattgttgcaaTTTCTTCTGTTTCCTGGTTCACCGGCTAATTGCGACACAGTTTCTGCAATTGTATCCGGCACTAAATTTTCAAGACGTTTTACAGACATATGCATCGGCATTTTGATTATTAACAACGTACAAGTAACGCTTCCTTCAATACACAGTGTATGCCTCTGTGAAGTACATGCGAAAATAAATCATGAGTAAAATATACGAAAAACGTGAAAAATTTCCCAAATGTGGCTCATGTTGAAACTTATTTATCCAATAGCACCATATACTGAAATTCTAGTACAGTTGTGGTCGATTTTTATCTtcgtaataaacatttacgcAAAACAGAATACACACAAAGGTAAGAGAATGAACTCATACTAGCAAATGGATCAGGATAAAAATGGTCGTTCAATTTTGAAGTATCGGCAAAAAACTTCTTACAGACTCAGTGCCAAGACTTCCTTATCAAGTCTGCAGCTAATCtcacaatatttttataatatttataacaGTATTTTTGTTATAGTCCCCGCTTTAATTGGGAGAAAAGTTTTTTGCCTCATTTTAAAGTAGTTAGATATTATTTGTTCTACGATTGGTTTAAAATCGAAATCTCTGGTTAGATAAAGATAAAAGTTAGATAGCAGATGTTTATGAGATGTTAGATATGTTATACATTATACAGTATAGATATGTTAGCTTTACGTTAGATAGCGGATGaaccatttttcaattttaactgTGAAGATTGGTTTCAAAGTGCTTGTTCTGAAATCTGAAAGTAATACAACTGAAGAAACCTTTAAAACAAGAACTGTCTGTGCATTCTGAAGACGTTTATAGCGCACAAGAGAGAACTTCATTGACCATGTGTGCAGTAATTACTTTGTagatcttttatttatttattaatcacACTGCGTGGTTTCTTGGCATTAAAGCGTGAAGTGTGGCCTAGTCTCGCATCTGCTTTGCAGTATCACGCTGAGAATAAGAATCGATTTAATTAAGTTGGTCTTGATAAGCGGCATTTAAATCTATTAGAAATAGGAAacacatttcatttcaatGACGTCAAGTTAATTTCGCATCATACGCcatgatgacgtcacgacTAACGAACGCTCACTTGATCTGTTGAACTTAAACGAAACGAAATTGTAATTTTCAGTAATTTTTCAGTAATGAGTATTCGAAACCACCCGTAACTGCAACAATGTACTGTCAAAGAAGCTAAATAGCAGCATACAGTACAGTAATATTTTCTATCATTTTCCTGTACTACTTTTTCGTTTACCATAACTTCCATATTCTGGACTAGCAGCCATTTTACGACTGACACAACTGCAGTATGGTCCGACCTCTTCAATGACCAATTGTGACGGAAATCTTGACAATATCACTTGGCAACCGTAGACTAACCATAcatgattaaaaattttatgcttatcCAAAATTCACTATTAACTTTGATATTTCGCgttatgtttatttacaaattggccaaacaaaatataaaataatgtCCCATATGAGGTCGTTATCAAGTTATGACTTCCACCATCTATAGCACAGCTTGTGACGTTGCTACTTTTGAACAAGTGATTGCTCGACACCAATTTGACTGACTTTGCATTGAAAGTGCACGTTTGGTCGGAGTCGGAGTTAACTGGCGTAGCCGGAAAAAATGTCACCACAAAAACTCACAGTTAAACTAATCGCACGATAAAGCTTTTGCTGCAGACTAAAACTTTGCAGTATTTGCCAACAGCCGTAATAAGCAGTCCCTTTGTGGTCAAACTGACCACCTGGTGATCTGTATTAACAAGGCTACACTTTGCAAATGTCTATACACTCCAGTTTCAATAGAAATGCTGCTATAATATCTAGACTAGACAGAGCTGGCAGTCTGATTACTAAGACTCAATTGATGACGATGACACAAGACAGAACCATGTCAAAGCTGTCACCCTCTGTGACAAGACAATGGAACTGTTTTGCTGGTCACGCAGTCGCAATAATGTTTTAGAAACTATCGATTTGAATTACTACTGGAACGTCATATCCAACTGACATATGTTATTTCATCGCTTTATATTATACCAGCATTTACGATGACCCCATAAACGATTGACGCACCTCTGTCCAACCTAAACAATATTTCATCTTTTGCTTTATTACAACATCCTAAAAAATGCGTTAACCACGTAGGTTGACTTACACTAAAGAAAAGTTTCGTACAAACGCCTACTTGCCGACTGGATACTGCTTGGTCGTTTCTAGGTCCTGTAATTGTGAATGTATTTGCAATCTAAGTTACAATGGCGAGAAAGCAGCCGACTGGAAAAGGCGATTGTAATTAGAACGCATGGCGCAGATAAATAGAACAGTAAGCGAGTATAAATCAAGAGGCCTTAGACAATTTCCAACGCTGTGCAGCTGTTGCTGACAAGTGAGGACGACTAGTTTTGTATTAAGCCACGGTCActtgtttgtttgcttaatttttgcaattaagTCACACTTGCTGGAGTTGCACCATTTTGGTTATCCTAAAAACTTATGCTTTGGTGTACTTCTTTGTTTGTGTCATTTGAAAGTTTATGGCGAGTTTATTTACATtcagtttttgattttcatgttGATTTTTACCACAGCTTAGTTATTAAGTTTACTTTCTGGCATTGATGCCCGATCGCCGGTTGCTTTCTGCTTGGTGCGTTTGAAGTAACCTACAGAACTTACAGACAGAAGTATGCCAGTAAGGTTTTGTGAAGGTGTATTGCGCTGCtggaagtataacagtaacaTCCATCAGTGTTACATGTCGCCTAGCGACTGTCATTCCTCAGTCGAGAGAGGGAAGGTGAAGTTTGTGGCTGTTTCCTGCTATTCCTTGATATTGACAAATCTCATCTCAAGGCGTCAATAATTGCTGGTTAGTAGTTGTCCTAGGAATGACTTGTATACGTTGAGCTAAACACATATTAATTCCCAGTTGTTTTATTAGTTTGGCCGCCTGGGCTAATAGCCCGACTTTTTAACGTGGTCACTAATAATGCTACATTTGAGTTCTCCCTTAAAAGCCTAGGTGTGTCTGATAGAGATACCGTCTTTTTGAAATACAGTTTGCCGGAGGGTAACTAACACTATAAGATTTGCATCAGGCAtcttaatttaattaaagcaATGACTGTGAGAGTTACGTTACATGCCAACATCTGTGACCTGTGTACGGTATTTTGTTTGCCAATATACATGCATTAAGCTACCAGCCAAGCTTTTTAGGAGttatgataaaaacaaaattttgatttcgATTGACGTCACAGATCTCCTGTTGCTCTTTTTAACAAATCACggaaactttttaatttatgatttctatgagTTTAGATTTCGATAATATTCATGACATCTCATTTTCTCGTTCCTTTATTTTCATGAGTCATCGTAGCGTGGGAAATTTAACTTGTGACGTACATGGCGAAGACATAAAAGTTGGTAAATTGAAGAAATTTAGGTTTTTTCTTAATCTTGCCAACTTCGACAACGGAAAACATAAAACTCAATTAACTTTGACTCCATTTTGGTTTCAGTCACGAACAGACAATAGAAACTATAGCGTAAGCTTTACTAAAATATCAGTAACGGTAAAATGTTGCAATAGGTCAATAGGTTAGGGTCAGAAAGTTATCACAACAGTCTGACAACAAGCATTGTTATTGACCTTGCAAGTACGTACAGTGATGTCATAGAAAAGGCTATAAGTGGCTATAAAGTAAGCAATCTCATTCATACTGTGTAGACATCACTTGGAAGTAAGAACTTGTAATAACAAGATCTTGTCATATAGATGATCCATGTACTCTTACGACTTTATTTattgaaacttttgaaaatCCTCTAAAACCCATGAATGCCCTTACAGTCCTGGCTACACACGCCATAAACAGTTCTACTGCAATGATTTATTTATATGAGTGTAAGTCTGTAGATGTTATTTATACATATAAGTGATAAATGCAGTAAATTTATCAAGACTGTTGCAGCAATTTTTTGGTGGTCAGTGGTTTTccagttttactttttaaatgtttaaggagaagtttttttctaattgattaattacattggtctacaaatttcaactttttttttcaggtttgggttttgacaactgattgtagctaattttggggcgctgaatccgaaaatgaactcagatttTCTCTATCACATCAAGTTTTCTTTCTATCGGtgtcattattttatgaaattgaccaattttaccctttttacagtaaaatgtcaaatataattattttctgaCAGCTATAAACTTTCAAACATATAGATATTTTTGCACTAAATTCATAAATTGGTTCAGATTTcctctaaaataaaaaaaatcctgttatgatatcataatagGACATAGTTGAAATTGCTCGCGTAGAGTTTTTCCATGCTGGCTTGAACTCCCTGTCTTGGCTTCTCAGGCGTTATCTGTGGGTCAGCTGCTATCTCTGTGCAGCTGGAATATCGTAGGAAGACAGCTGGTGGGAGTAGATTTGACTTAGTAATAAATTCTTGCTTAGTAAGGAAGATTTATTTAGAAGTTTCATAAAGcacatgtacattgtacagacCAACATCAGAGTTCAAGCTGAAAAGTGGTTTGTAGAAGGAAAAGGTATTTTCATACTATATAAGTTTGAGTTCAAGTCGGTTAGAGTTTTTGGTATAGTGGTGTTTCTGTGGAAAAACTTGCTCTTAGAAAACTACTAACAAAGAAAGGTTATATTTGATCTCAAGCTATGTCTGCTTccagcaaaagaagaaaatgttgtaatgatccggatatattttgttacatttgtggATGCTTCATGTTGAAGTCTCAACAATGCAATATTACCACGTTTGTAAAAAGGGCATATCTTGCTTACTTTAAAGTCAAGTTAGGGGACCAGGACAAAAGCTGGGCTCCTCATAAAGCGTGCAAGACCTGCGTTGAATGTCTGAGAAGTTGGTCGCAAGGAAAAGgttcacaaatgaaatttggaaTACCCATGATTTGGCGAGAGCAACGAAATCATGTTGacgattgttatttttgtcttgttagtGTGAAAGGGTATAACAAAAAGAGTAAACATCGTTTGAAATATCCAAATCTGGATTCGGCATTGCGGCCAGTTCCTCACAGTGATGAAAAGCCACTGCCAGTATTTATATCACTTCCAGAACTATAACTATACTTATATCCTTCCATTTTTTGGGAAacagaaaagcagaaaattataaagatcTCTTAAGGGAGCTACTGCTTAGTTTTGAAGATTTGGGATGCAGGATGAGCATCAAAGTTCACTACTTGAAGAGCCATGCGGATGAGTTTCCAGAAAACCTTGGGAAAGTTAGTGAAGAACAGGGTGAACGTTTCCACCaggatattaaaattatggagGAACGTTATCAAGGTCGGTGGGATTGTCATATGATGGCCGACTATTGCTGGAGTTTGAAAAGAGAAATTCCAGATGCTGCTCATAAAAGAAAGTCCCTCAAAAGAGCATTTTTAAGCTTATAAGTGAAGagttcatattttatgaaagctcTTTTGTTGACTGTTTCTGAACTCGCCCTGCCCAAGTCCCTTTGAgtcaatctttattttggcACTTTGCTATTTCTGTGTGTATCTTCAGAATTTCTGCACTCCGTTGTCTATGTGCATATTGTGTgaactgtaggctataattcAGATAATACCTTGTCACTGTCCTATCGACAGGTTCGTCAGCATAATGTAgcgtttgatgttattatggTTGCTCTTTTGTATGCCTATTTTTCAttccaaaacatgaaattttaataaagacaacgcaaatttgtgtgaatataatatagaatgcttgtttgctaattaaagctagattattgcaggtaaaacagtgtttattgCATCAGAATCCCTTGTTTTGACAACAGAGGGGGgggcaaaaattgatttttttcaaatattagggatatttcatatctcaaaaacgtgatgtgatagaaaaaatctgagttcattttcggattcagcgtcccaaaattagctaaaatgagttgtcaaaacccaaacctgaaattttgtgtagaccagtgttatcGAACAGATTACATTTGACAATCTTGAACGATGTTAACAAAAGCGTCTGTTGCGACAAAGGTACTAATTATAGCTTTGTGGAAAGTAAATTAATTACCCAAAAAGTTGTGGctacaaatgaaaataaaaattaaatatatctTTAAAATCACCTTGAAAAACTTCGactaaaattattgaaaacgcTTCTTCGACGTAAAACTGAATCGACGTTGCGTGCATCCAGCTGAGAAATATAGGTCGGTTGCTTTGgagcattttcaatttttacaattCTTGTCCCAATTTGATTGtcaattttgttataattaaactttttatttttgttacgcAAACTtagtaaaatcaaaaatttgacCGGGTCGGTATATATCTGTTTTCGTTTTTAGGTTTTACAGAAACATAGAAGTTACATTCAGTATTCACATATTAGTTCAACTGATCTTATCTGTAAGTTGAAAATCGTTGCAATGCCCAGACATCGTTCTGCAAAATGCCTTAAGCATTTAGTGCTGGAAAAAATTGCCGAAACCGTGAGACAGTTGGCCGCTGAATCAGGAAACAGAAGAAATTGCAGCAACGAAAATTATGAGCTGCTCAAGCAATTTCTGACGCCCTTCAACGCGTACGGCCCCAATATTACAAACAGCATCAACTTCGCTTTGGTAAAACATTACGATCTTCATTGGCCGGCAATCAGTTTTTTTGGTTCCTCGATGACtgtgttaaatttaaattttattcgaAACCAAGAAGATACAATTTTAATTGAACAcagcattaaaaattttattcttgaGAATTGTCCGAGGATTgaagttttgtgtttaaatttttgcacGAACATTTCTTGCGAAGTGGTCAGACAACTCATAACCGCATATAAAGACACTCTACGAAGGCTGGAGCTTCAACACGTTCGCttgagcaaaaaaatttttgaggCAATCGGAAAATGCGACAAATTATCTTACTTGGACATTTCTCGAGTCTTCAAACATTCACAgaagttttcattttctaaACTTGCCAAAATGTTCCTGATCTCTGGAGAACGAACAGGACTCGCGCgaaatttgaaagttttacaCATGGGTAACGTCAACTGTGCTTCCAAACAACCATTTCGCTTCTTCGCTCACATCTTTTATTATTGGTGTCCGCAACTTTCAAGATTTACTCATCATTTGCTATTCGAAGCACTTGCTCATCTTTGTAAGCTGAACAAAGGACCAAAACCTCTTTACTTAAAGGGAGGTAATGACTACACCGACAGCAACAGATTACGCGTTTCCTGGTTTGAAGAGCAACATGATGCTTTGCTTCAGTGCGTGCCAAAAATggaatatttaaatataatttctgGAAATG
Encoded here:
- the LOC143470715 gene encoding uncharacterized protein LOC143470715: MPRHRSAKCLKHLVLEKIAETVRQLAAESGNRRNCSNENYELLKQFLTPFNAYGPNITNSINFALVKHYDLHWPAISFFGSSMTVLNLNFIRNQEDTILIEHSIKNFILENCPRIEVLCLNFCTNISCEVVRQLITAYKDTLRRLELQHVRLSKKIFEAIGKCDKLSYLDISRVFKHSQKFSFSKLAKMFLISGERTGLARNLKVLHMGNVNCASKQPFRFFAHIFYYWCPQLSRFTHHLLFEALAHLCKLNKGPKPLYLKGGNDYTDSNRLRVSWFEEQHDALLQCVPKMEYLNIISGNERKATIVYIIQNQRLQLTFLVLSWTLPFGFLKYVGLLCPYLEHITVDKIIVETQSNLVQVVKEEFEKLSLTALEAGLKPWSKLKSLSLGAAHGHFEDEDITPLLKLIWKNSSGSLKGLSLEFGIHSCAYDVLNELFQDGTLSGLKDLLCLGKDVTSNMIRDWLTLDNSLQVLCIMCSETDSIALEMEQFNRYIDEKNLDFKIKCY
- the LOC143470612 gene encoding uncharacterized protein LOC143470612; the protein is MPMHMSVKRLENLVPDTIAETVSQLAGEPGNRRNCNNKNYEMLHRFLTPFAENCSYLANKIHFVMVKNYRLCWPTISFLGSSLTVLDFSGLVEEADDFLNERSIKNYIILKCPRIERICLRDCTKISCKTVKLLVKAYRTSLKRLELQDVSLSKNVLVAIGNCTKLTYLDISKDQPYFRLQFRDLKELFRRVGRPTKLAQSLEAFHMNHIYCERPIDFNARLFHRWCPNLLEFSHHFLFDGLVQLCKLNKGPKPLNLKRGLEHTNTLKVSTLEKQHDILTLLQCLPEMHSFYIIGSGIEAKTSIVHIVQNLGIQLTTLDLEWDFPLEFLKFIGPICPNLEVVYIHETNARTQNALAHVVKEEFETSSSEALRAGVKLWSKLRRLKLSVGEGVEDDEDVTSLLKTICENSAGSLKELYLFHGIHECVFDFLTQMFHKDTLSSLIRLCCVGLDITSDMIWNWLTLRNNLRYIQLFDSDIEDSEKERLLQYIRERNLDVKFKIFYWNDE